A region of Lycium barbarum isolate Lr01 chromosome 3, ASM1917538v2, whole genome shotgun sequence DNA encodes the following proteins:
- the LOC132629835 gene encoding uncharacterized protein LOC132629835 isoform X2: MDTIVNLALEEICSHGDSGLHLSKLWPKLQPSVSNQGLKLCQNVKKVLWFNLIDIPGLKFESNGVNYTSTDNYVRELDQSERLDLKIVAPEHMCDGFIGIYDIDASDAKLNKHERRALSCLATVRGKGIAQNELGKDFKIKGNDMFYILRKLEKRGLIVRQPTILRIRDIAGEGDSKKGPVSTNMLYLSRYAKNLGSQQRLEITKGDNSLEDSEITDGEDENSVGVAEESLEVDLHVKDFLPELEAICDKLESAEGKVLAMGDIKPELGYQGTKGHRRWRYILKKLKEAQVVKEDDVIVDGKEVKCLHLLKGFSPKHFEATMKKARRGRISDLLLELPIEHQIYDMVDAEGERGLPFIQVCKRLGLSNKQHYNRLFDIINRFGIHMEPELMNKAKGYRLWTPGNHNPGASTITLNKPVADPSEISGCTPLGTHLEFQENSALTRQDVDASFPEGSGVANSQNVTTGIVPKASASLVLDEKDESVPLHLKSSLDSTIKVSSATSDAELQIVSASSSYVAPAEALALAVPTPSRRRSYPRYPCLTLEATSAKREQWILKLLEEEKFLVRSELYRRLQDLEKEKTTTTDRKTLDRCLNKLLQGGHCKLIVVYVPVLTNCNQSRRIQVVLHPSVSSVSAEQIHERFRSFETQIRTQSSSQSKKGESIPQLNDLARTHQSIKLNQAERAEAMRTNGFVLAKMVRAKLLHIYLWEYVNSLPGCDDVLSSFKHGHDLKNPHSTCKLIDLNAAIKAMPLELFLQVVGSTQKFEDTIEKCKNGFCLSDLPLLEYKHLMDIRATGRLSSLIDIIRRLKLIRLVCGGHPENTEDLPHTTLTHVLELKPYIEEPVCSVGSSHFSHCPDLRPQIRHDFVLSSIKAVEEYWNTLEYCYSASDRKAALHAFPGCAVNEVFLFRSWASVRVMTADQRAELLKRVINDGPQRKLSFKECEEIAKDLNLTFEQVLRVYHDKRQRRLTRFDRASDAGKDEIQPHQGTPALSSKKRKRPVRRKSSKHVEASTVVGQPHETLSEIVNEEQSSLPSTSCTRTRSLEGYDVQDDVEAAEESEVPEDDGIGRAFLDKYALSRAKPTRRGRFYWTDDVDRQLVIEYARHRASLGAKFNRVDWGKLPNLPAPPDACRRRMSSLRTSRQFRKSVMRLCNLLSQRYVDYLKKSQDKTLNHEGHQATECCCFKHTSHFLSQDPWDNFNDANIKSALDDALRCKKIAKSETLKDVQPFFDKCSDDKTDERHVSYGPQSVLPVSGGQYVENFAEKPEDSGIPLSSNRIGQKYVNLTIGSIPISKRLYESTAVANAAELFKLIFLCSSKSPLVPTLLAETLRRYSEHDLFAAFNYLRDKKVLIGGQTNNPFVLSQTFLNCIEFSPFPSDTGNRAAKFASWLCEREKELIAEGVDLPTDLQCGDVFHLCALFASGELSIAPCLPDEGVGEVEDPRTSKRKYDDSEFSDGDRYKKLKTSTAGDGGELCSRRAKGFPGIRLCLRHATLSRIKTIDLLKDTDKYTCALSVEEHQAADIGNVSFDTDDQVNELHDSGVPYTVVSPTESPWQAMTTYAERVCSFGSCSEQNSLVSPEMFRSVYSAIQMAGDQGLCMKDISKILKMQEKKLSESVVEVLEAFGRVLKVNAYDSIRVVDSLYRSKYFLTPVAAIHQDATLSPYEDSEARIDEESLTHNGEDHKDVELQKEMSGESDKVHKITILNLPKEVTEPSNEKQNINEAKGSQPTVASSPTRNHPEEPYELRSTGLHLGKPILPWLNGDGTTNERVYKGLVRRVLGIVMQNPGIKESCRSLLNIMVLDNDIFARKIPQTNPGGAPTILSSLLGSHFKNSQLISREHFFANPSSTHLL, from the exons ATGGATACCATTGTTAACTTGGCGCTCGAAGAAATATGTTCCCATGGCGATTCCGGTCTCCATCTCTCAAAGCTTTGGCCAAAACTACAACCTTCAGTTTCCAATCAAGGACTTAAACTTTGTCAAAACGTCAAAAAAGTCCTTTGGTTTAACCTCATTGACATTCCAGGCCTCAAATTCGAATCTAATGGTGTTAATTACACCTCGACGGATAATTACGTTCGTGAACTGGATCAAAGTGAGCGGTTAGATTTGAAAATCGTAGCGCCGGAGCATATGTGTGATGGTTTTATTGGAATTTATGATATTGATGCATCTGATGCTAAGCTTAATAAACATGAACGTCGTGCTCTTAGTTGCCTTGCTACTGTTAG AGGAAAAGGAATTGCACAAAATGAGCTTGGCAAAGACTTTAAGATTAAAGGAAATGACATGTTCTACATATTGAGGAAGCTTGAAAAACGAGGATTGATTGTCAGACAGCCCACAATCCTTAGGATAAGAGACATAGCTGGAGAAGGGGACTCCAAAAAAGGTCCAGTTTCCACCAATATGCTCTATTTGTCCCGCTATGCAAAGAATTTGGGTAGTCAACAAAGGCTTGAGATAACGAAGGGGGATAATTCCTTGGAGGATAGTGAGATTACTGATGGTGAAGATGAAAATAGTGTTGGTGTTGCTGAGGAATCTCTTGAAGTAGATCTGCACGTAAAAGATTTTCTTCCGGAACTAGAAGCTATCTGTGATAAACTTGAAAGTGCTGAGGGAAAG GTCCTTGCTATGGGTGACATCAAGCCAGAACTTGGTTATCAAGGGACTAAGGGGCATAGGAGATGGAGATAT ATTCTCAAGAAGCTGAAGGAGGCTCAAGTGGTGAAGGAGGACGATGTCATAGTAGATGGGAAG GAGGTCAAGTGTCTACATTTGTTGAAGGGGTTTTCACCAAAGCATTTTGAAGCAACGATGAAAAAGGCCAGGAGAGGTCGTATATCGGACCTGCTTTTAGAGCTTCCTATTGAGCATCAGATTTACGATATGGTTGATGCTGAGGGAGAAAGAGGGTTGCCCTTCATTCAG GTATGCAAAAGGCTGGGACTAAGCAATAAACAGCACTACAATCGGCTGTTTGATATCATTAATAGATTCGGAATACATATGGAGCCAGAACTCATGAACAAAGCCAAGGGTTACCGACTCTGGACGCCTGGAAACCATAATCCTGGAGCTTCAACTATCACTCTGAATAAACCAGTGGCAGACCCTTCAGAAATTTCTGGGTGCACTCCACTTGGAACACatttagaatttcaagaaaactcagcATTAACCAGACAAGATGTGGATGCTTCATTTCCTGAAGGTAGTGGTGTAGCTAATAGCCAAAATGTAACCACAGGAATTGTACCAAAAGCTTCTGCTAGTTTGGTGCTGGATGAAAAGGATGAATCTGTCCCACTTCATCTGAAGAGTTCACTGGACTCGACCATCAAGGTAAGCAGTGCCACTTCTGATGCAGAGTTACAGATAGTGAGTGCATCATCATCATATGTTGCACCAGCGGAAGCACTGGCTCTTGCTGTGCCGACACCTTCAAGACGCCGATCTTATCCGAGGTATCCCTGTCTCACGTTGGAGGCAACCAGTGCAAAAAGGGAGCAGTGGATACTTAAACTTCTAGAG GAGGAGAAGTTCCTGGTCAGATCAGAGCTATACAGACGGCTTCAGGATCTTGAGAAGGAGAAGACGACAACGACAGACAGAAAGACCTTAGATCGTTGTCTGAATAAGCTCTTGCAAGGAGGACATTGTAAACTTATCGTTGTTTATGTCCCTGTTCTAACAAATTGTAATCAGAGTCGTAGGATACAGGTGGTTCTACACCCTTCAGTTTCTAGTGTATCTGCTGAACAGATTCATGAGAGATTCAGGTCTTTTGAGACACAAATCCGCACTCAATCCTCTTCTCAATCGAAAAAGGGAGAGTCAATTCCTCAACTGAATGATCTCGCCAGGACACATCAAAGCATAAAATTGAACCAAGCTGAGCGAGCTGAAGCTATGCGTACAAATGGATTTGTACTGGCCAAGATGGTTCGCGCAAAGCTTCTTCACATCTATCTGTGGGAATATGTAAACAGTTTGCCTGGTTGTGATGATGTTTTGTCATCTTTTAAACATGGCCATGACCTAAAAAATCCTCACAGTACATGTAAATTAATTGATTTAAATGCAGCTATTAAGGCCATGCCGCTTGAACTGTTCTTGCAAGTTGTTGGCTCTACTCAAAAGTTTGAGGATACGATCGAGAAATGTAAAAATGGGTTTTGCCTTTCTGATCTTCCTCTGCTGGAATACAAGCATCTGATGGATATCCGAGCAACTGGACGACTATCATCGTTGATTGACATTATACGACGTTTGAAG TTGATTAGACTTGTATGTGGTGGACATCCAGAAAACACTGAAGATCTCCCTCATACGACTCTGACTCATGTATTGGAGCTTAAACCTTACATTGAAGAACCTGTTTGCTCAGTGGGTTCATCTCATTTTAGTCATTGTCCAGATCTTCGCCCTCAAATCAGACatgattttgttctttcaagTATAAAAGCTGTTGAGGAATACTGGAACACTTTAGAGTATTGCTATTCTGCTAGTGACCGTAAAGCTGCTTTGCATGCATTCCCCGGCTGCGCAGTTAATGAG GTATTTCTTTTCCGATCATGGGCCTCAGTCAGAGTGATGACGGCTGATCAGCGGGCTGAACTCCTTAAGCGTGTTATTAACGACGGTCCGCAGAGGAAACTTTCATTCAAGGAGTGTGAGGAGATTGCTAAAGATCTGAATTTGACTTTTGAGCAG GTCCTCCGTGTCTATCATGATAAGCGACAACGACGACTGACCAGATTTGATCGAGCTTCAGATGCTGGAAAGGACGAAATTCAGCCGCATCAAGGTACACCTGCATTATcttcaaagaaaaggaaaagaccaGTAAGAAGGAAATCCTCAAAGCATGTAGAGGCTTCTACCGTGGTTGGACAGCCCCATGAGACGCTGAGCGAGATAGTCAATGAAGAACAAAGCTCTCTCCCGTCTACTTCATGCACACGCACACGTAGCTTGGAGGGATATGACGTTCAAGATGACGTGGAAGCTGCTGAAGAATCAGAAGTACCTGAAGATGATGGAATAGGACGTGCTTTTCTTGATAAATATGCCTTGTCAAGAGCAAAGCCTACACGCAGGGGAAGGTTCTATTGGACAGATGATGTAGATAG GCAACTGGTTATTGAATATGCAAGACACCGAGCTTCTCTTGGAGCAAAATTCAATCGTGTAGACTGGGGAAAGCTTCCAAATCTTCCAGCACCACCTGATGCCTGCAGAAGGAGAATGTCTTCATTAAGAACAAGTCGACAGTTCAGAAAATCTGTTATGAGACTCTGTAATTTGCTTAGTCAGCGTTATGTGGATTATCTTAAAAAGTCCCAAGATAAAACATTGAATCATGAGGGTCACCAAGCCACGGAATGTTGTTGTTTTAAACATACCTCACACTTCCTCTCTCAAGATCCATGGGATAACTTTAATGATGCCAATATAAAATCGGCTCTGGATGATGCTCTGCGGTGCAAAAAGATAGCCAAATCAGAGACCTTGAAGGATGTTCAACCTTTCTTTGATAAGTGCTCAGATGATAAAACTGATGAAAGACAT GTTTCTTATGGTCCTCAATCAGTTTTGCCGGTTTCTGGTGGCCAATATGTTGAAAATTTTGCTGAAAAGCCTGAAGATTCTGGTATACCATTAAGCTCAAATAGGATCGGTCAGAAGTATGTGAATCTCACAATTGGTAGCATCCCCATCAGTAAACGATTATATGAATCAACAGCAGTTGCTAATGCTGCAGAGCTGTTTAAGCTCATCTTCCTCTGTAGCTCAAAATCTCCGCTTGTGCCAACCTTGCTTGCTGAAACTTTAAGGCGCTATTCTGAGCATGATCTCTTTGCTGCTTTCAACTACCTCAGGGACAAGAAAGTTTTG ATTGGGGGCCAGACCAATAATCCTTTTGTCCTTTCTCAAACCTTCTTGAATTGTATAGAATTTTCTCCATTCCCAAGTGATACCGGAAACAGAGCTGCTAAGTTTGCTAGTTGGCTTTGTGAAAGAGAGAAGGAACTGATTGCTGAGGGAGTGGATCTTCCAACGGATTTGCAGTGTGGAGATGTTTTCCACCTGTGTGCTCTGTTTGCTTCGGGAGAACTATCAATTGCACCATGCCTACCCGATGAAGGTGTTGGAGAGGTTGAGGACCCCCGGACATCTAAACGCAAATATGATGACAGTGAATTTTCTGACGGTGACAGGTATAAAAAGCTGAAAACTTCAACGGCTGGTGATGGTGGTGAGCTTTGCTCACGCCGTGCAAAAGGTTTTCCTGGAATTAGGTTGTGCTTGAGGCATGCTACACTTTCAAGAATAAAAACTATTGATTTACTCAAAGACACTGACAAATACACTTGCGCACTATCTGTTGAAGAGCATCAAGCCGCTGATATTGGCAATGTCTCATTCGACACAGATGACCAAGTAAATGAACTTCATGATAGTGGGGTCCCATATACTGTAGTTTCTCCTACTGAGTCACCATGGCAAGCTATGACTACCTACGCTGAACGTGTGTGTTCCTTTGGTTCTTGCTCAGAACAGAACTCTCTGGTATCTCCAGAAATGTTTAGATCTGTTTATTCAGCTATCCAAATGGCTGGTGACCAAGGTTTATGCATGAAAGATATCTCGAAGATTCTAAAGATGCAGG AGAAAAAGCTTTCGGAATCTGTCGTCGAGGTGCTAGAAGCATTCGGACGAGTTTTGAAG GTCAATGCTTATGACTCTATTCGGGTGGTTGATTCTTTATATCGTTCCAAGTACTTTTTGACTCCAGTGGCTGCTATTCATCAAGATGCTACATTATCTCCTTACGAAGATTCTGAGGCTAGAATAGATGAGGAATCTCTTACACACAATGGAGAAGATCATAAAGATGTAGAGTTGCAGAAGGAAATGAGTGGGGAATCTGATAAGGTACACAAAATTACAATTCTTAATCTTCCTAAAGAGGTTACTGAACCTTCAAATGAAAAGCAAAACATCAATGAGGCCAAAGGTTCTCAGCCTACTGTAGCTAGTTCACCTACAAGAAATCATCCAGAAGAACCATATGAGCTCCGCTCTACTGGTTTGCATTTGGGTAAGCCAATATTGCCTTGGCTAAATGGTGATGGTACTACAAATGAACGTGTCTATAAGGGACTTGTACGGCGTGTTCTTGGCATAGTGATGCAAAATCCAGGAATAAAAGAG
- the LOC132629835 gene encoding uncharacterized protein LOC132629835 isoform X3, producing MDTIVNLALEEICSHGDSGLHLSKLWPKLQPSVSNQGLKLCQNVKKVLWFNLIDIPGLKFESNGVNYTSTDNYVRELDQSERLDLKIVAPEHMCDGFIGIYDIDASDAKLNKHERRALSCLATVRGKGIAQNELGKDFKIKGNDMFYILRKLEKRGLIVRQPTILRIRDIAGEGDSKKGPVSTNMLYLSRYAKNLGSQQRLEITKGDNSLEDSEITDGEDENSVGVAEESLEVDLHVKDFLPELEAICDKLESAEGKVLAMGDIKPELGYQGTKGHRRWRYILKKLKEAQVVKEDDVIVDGKEVKCLHLLKGFSPKHFEATMKKARRGRISDLLLELPIEHQIYDMVDAEGERGLPFIQVCKRLGLSNKQHYNRLFDIINRFGIHMEPELMNKAKGYRLWTPGNHNPGASTITLNKPVADPSEISGCTPLGTHLEFQENSALTRQDVDASFPEGSGVANSQNVTTGIVPKASASLVLDEKDESVPLHLKSSLDSTIKVSSATSDAELQIVSASSSYVAPAEALALAVPTPSRRRSYPRYPCLTLEATSAKREQWILKLLEEEKFLVRSELYRRLQDLEKEKTTTTDRKTLDRCLNKLLQGGHCKLIVVYVPVLTNCNQSRRIQVVLHPSVSSVSAEQIHERFRSFETQIRTQSSSQSKKGESIPQLNDLARTHQSIKLNQAERAEAMRTNGFVLAKMVRAKLLHIYLWEYVNSLPGCDDVLSSFKHGHDLKNPHSTCKLIDLNAAIKAMPLELFLQVVGSTQKFEDTIEKCKNGFCLSDLPLLEYKHLMDIRATGRLSSLIDIIRRLKLIRLVCGGHPENTEDLPHTTLTHVLELKPYIEEPVCSVGSSHFSHCPDLRPQIRHDFVLSSIKAVEEYWNTLEYCYSASDRKAALHAFPGCAVNEVFLFRSWASVRVMTADQRAELLKRVINDGPQRKLSFKECEEIAKDLNLTFEQVLRVYHDKRQRRLTRFDRASDAGKDEIQPHQGTPALSSKKRKRPVRRKSSKHVEASTVVGQPHETLSEIVNEEQSSLPSTSCTRTRSLEGYDVQDDVEAAEESEVPEDDGIGRAFLDKYALSRAKPTRRGRFYWTDDVDRQLVIEYARHRASLGAKFNRVDWGKLPNLPAPPDACRRRMSSLRTSRQFRKSVMRLCNLLSQRYVDYLKKSQDKTLNHEGHQATECCCFKHTSHFLSQDPWDNFNDANIKSALDDALRCKKIAKSETLKDVQPFFDKCSDDKTDERHVSYGPQSVLPVSGGQYVENFAEKPEDSGIPLSSNRIGQKYVNLTIGSIPISKRLYESTAVANAAELFKLIFLCSSKSPLVPTLLAETLRRYSEHDLFAAFNYLRDKKVLIGGQTNNPFVLSQTFLNCIEFSPFPSDTGNRAAKFASWLCEREKELIAEGVDLPTDLQCGDVFHLCALFASGELSIAPCLPDEGVGEVEDPRTSKRKYDDSEFSDGDRYKKLKTSTAGDGGELCSRRAKGFPGIRLCLRHATLSRIKTIDLLKDTDKYTCALSVEEHQAADIGNVSFDTDDQVNELHDSGVPYTVVSPTESPWQAMTTYAERVCSFGSCSEQNSLVSPEMFRSVYSAIQMAGDQGLCMKDISKILKMQEKKLSESVVEVLEAFGRVLKVNAYDSIRVVDSLYRSKYFLTPVAAIHQDATLSPYEDSEARIDEESLTHNGEDHKDVELQKEMSGESDKVHKITILNLPKEVTEPSNEKQNINEAKGSQPTVASSPTRNHPEEPYELRSTGLHLGKPILPWLNGDGTTNERVYKGLVRRVLGIVMQNPGIKERNACSESSELQKFVKHNGSGQRHLCA from the exons ATGGATACCATTGTTAACTTGGCGCTCGAAGAAATATGTTCCCATGGCGATTCCGGTCTCCATCTCTCAAAGCTTTGGCCAAAACTACAACCTTCAGTTTCCAATCAAGGACTTAAACTTTGTCAAAACGTCAAAAAAGTCCTTTGGTTTAACCTCATTGACATTCCAGGCCTCAAATTCGAATCTAATGGTGTTAATTACACCTCGACGGATAATTACGTTCGTGAACTGGATCAAAGTGAGCGGTTAGATTTGAAAATCGTAGCGCCGGAGCATATGTGTGATGGTTTTATTGGAATTTATGATATTGATGCATCTGATGCTAAGCTTAATAAACATGAACGTCGTGCTCTTAGTTGCCTTGCTACTGTTAG AGGAAAAGGAATTGCACAAAATGAGCTTGGCAAAGACTTTAAGATTAAAGGAAATGACATGTTCTACATATTGAGGAAGCTTGAAAAACGAGGATTGATTGTCAGACAGCCCACAATCCTTAGGATAAGAGACATAGCTGGAGAAGGGGACTCCAAAAAAGGTCCAGTTTCCACCAATATGCTCTATTTGTCCCGCTATGCAAAGAATTTGGGTAGTCAACAAAGGCTTGAGATAACGAAGGGGGATAATTCCTTGGAGGATAGTGAGATTACTGATGGTGAAGATGAAAATAGTGTTGGTGTTGCTGAGGAATCTCTTGAAGTAGATCTGCACGTAAAAGATTTTCTTCCGGAACTAGAAGCTATCTGTGATAAACTTGAAAGTGCTGAGGGAAAG GTCCTTGCTATGGGTGACATCAAGCCAGAACTTGGTTATCAAGGGACTAAGGGGCATAGGAGATGGAGATAT ATTCTCAAGAAGCTGAAGGAGGCTCAAGTGGTGAAGGAGGACGATGTCATAGTAGATGGGAAG GAGGTCAAGTGTCTACATTTGTTGAAGGGGTTTTCACCAAAGCATTTTGAAGCAACGATGAAAAAGGCCAGGAGAGGTCGTATATCGGACCTGCTTTTAGAGCTTCCTATTGAGCATCAGATTTACGATATGGTTGATGCTGAGGGAGAAAGAGGGTTGCCCTTCATTCAG GTATGCAAAAGGCTGGGACTAAGCAATAAACAGCACTACAATCGGCTGTTTGATATCATTAATAGATTCGGAATACATATGGAGCCAGAACTCATGAACAAAGCCAAGGGTTACCGACTCTGGACGCCTGGAAACCATAATCCTGGAGCTTCAACTATCACTCTGAATAAACCAGTGGCAGACCCTTCAGAAATTTCTGGGTGCACTCCACTTGGAACACatttagaatttcaagaaaactcagcATTAACCAGACAAGATGTGGATGCTTCATTTCCTGAAGGTAGTGGTGTAGCTAATAGCCAAAATGTAACCACAGGAATTGTACCAAAAGCTTCTGCTAGTTTGGTGCTGGATGAAAAGGATGAATCTGTCCCACTTCATCTGAAGAGTTCACTGGACTCGACCATCAAGGTAAGCAGTGCCACTTCTGATGCAGAGTTACAGATAGTGAGTGCATCATCATCATATGTTGCACCAGCGGAAGCACTGGCTCTTGCTGTGCCGACACCTTCAAGACGCCGATCTTATCCGAGGTATCCCTGTCTCACGTTGGAGGCAACCAGTGCAAAAAGGGAGCAGTGGATACTTAAACTTCTAGAG GAGGAGAAGTTCCTGGTCAGATCAGAGCTATACAGACGGCTTCAGGATCTTGAGAAGGAGAAGACGACAACGACAGACAGAAAGACCTTAGATCGTTGTCTGAATAAGCTCTTGCAAGGAGGACATTGTAAACTTATCGTTGTTTATGTCCCTGTTCTAACAAATTGTAATCAGAGTCGTAGGATACAGGTGGTTCTACACCCTTCAGTTTCTAGTGTATCTGCTGAACAGATTCATGAGAGATTCAGGTCTTTTGAGACACAAATCCGCACTCAATCCTCTTCTCAATCGAAAAAGGGAGAGTCAATTCCTCAACTGAATGATCTCGCCAGGACACATCAAAGCATAAAATTGAACCAAGCTGAGCGAGCTGAAGCTATGCGTACAAATGGATTTGTACTGGCCAAGATGGTTCGCGCAAAGCTTCTTCACATCTATCTGTGGGAATATGTAAACAGTTTGCCTGGTTGTGATGATGTTTTGTCATCTTTTAAACATGGCCATGACCTAAAAAATCCTCACAGTACATGTAAATTAATTGATTTAAATGCAGCTATTAAGGCCATGCCGCTTGAACTGTTCTTGCAAGTTGTTGGCTCTACTCAAAAGTTTGAGGATACGATCGAGAAATGTAAAAATGGGTTTTGCCTTTCTGATCTTCCTCTGCTGGAATACAAGCATCTGATGGATATCCGAGCAACTGGACGACTATCATCGTTGATTGACATTATACGACGTTTGAAG TTGATTAGACTTGTATGTGGTGGACATCCAGAAAACACTGAAGATCTCCCTCATACGACTCTGACTCATGTATTGGAGCTTAAACCTTACATTGAAGAACCTGTTTGCTCAGTGGGTTCATCTCATTTTAGTCATTGTCCAGATCTTCGCCCTCAAATCAGACatgattttgttctttcaagTATAAAAGCTGTTGAGGAATACTGGAACACTTTAGAGTATTGCTATTCTGCTAGTGACCGTAAAGCTGCTTTGCATGCATTCCCCGGCTGCGCAGTTAATGAG GTATTTCTTTTCCGATCATGGGCCTCAGTCAGAGTGATGACGGCTGATCAGCGGGCTGAACTCCTTAAGCGTGTTATTAACGACGGTCCGCAGAGGAAACTTTCATTCAAGGAGTGTGAGGAGATTGCTAAAGATCTGAATTTGACTTTTGAGCAG GTCCTCCGTGTCTATCATGATAAGCGACAACGACGACTGACCAGATTTGATCGAGCTTCAGATGCTGGAAAGGACGAAATTCAGCCGCATCAAGGTACACCTGCATTATcttcaaagaaaaggaaaagaccaGTAAGAAGGAAATCCTCAAAGCATGTAGAGGCTTCTACCGTGGTTGGACAGCCCCATGAGACGCTGAGCGAGATAGTCAATGAAGAACAAAGCTCTCTCCCGTCTACTTCATGCACACGCACACGTAGCTTGGAGGGATATGACGTTCAAGATGACGTGGAAGCTGCTGAAGAATCAGAAGTACCTGAAGATGATGGAATAGGACGTGCTTTTCTTGATAAATATGCCTTGTCAAGAGCAAAGCCTACACGCAGGGGAAGGTTCTATTGGACAGATGATGTAGATAG GCAACTGGTTATTGAATATGCAAGACACCGAGCTTCTCTTGGAGCAAAATTCAATCGTGTAGACTGGGGAAAGCTTCCAAATCTTCCAGCACCACCTGATGCCTGCAGAAGGAGAATGTCTTCATTAAGAACAAGTCGACAGTTCAGAAAATCTGTTATGAGACTCTGTAATTTGCTTAGTCAGCGTTATGTGGATTATCTTAAAAAGTCCCAAGATAAAACATTGAATCATGAGGGTCACCAAGCCACGGAATGTTGTTGTTTTAAACATACCTCACACTTCCTCTCTCAAGATCCATGGGATAACTTTAATGATGCCAATATAAAATCGGCTCTGGATGATGCTCTGCGGTGCAAAAAGATAGCCAAATCAGAGACCTTGAAGGATGTTCAACCTTTCTTTGATAAGTGCTCAGATGATAAAACTGATGAAAGACAT GTTTCTTATGGTCCTCAATCAGTTTTGCCGGTTTCTGGTGGCCAATATGTTGAAAATTTTGCTGAAAAGCCTGAAGATTCTGGTATACCATTAAGCTCAAATAGGATCGGTCAGAAGTATGTGAATCTCACAATTGGTAGCATCCCCATCAGTAAACGATTATATGAATCAACAGCAGTTGCTAATGCTGCAGAGCTGTTTAAGCTCATCTTCCTCTGTAGCTCAAAATCTCCGCTTGTGCCAACCTTGCTTGCTGAAACTTTAAGGCGCTATTCTGAGCATGATCTCTTTGCTGCTTTCAACTACCTCAGGGACAAGAAAGTTTTG ATTGGGGGCCAGACCAATAATCCTTTTGTCCTTTCTCAAACCTTCTTGAATTGTATAGAATTTTCTCCATTCCCAAGTGATACCGGAAACAGAGCTGCTAAGTTTGCTAGTTGGCTTTGTGAAAGAGAGAAGGAACTGATTGCTGAGGGAGTGGATCTTCCAACGGATTTGCAGTGTGGAGATGTTTTCCACCTGTGTGCTCTGTTTGCTTCGGGAGAACTATCAATTGCACCATGCCTACCCGATGAAGGTGTTGGAGAGGTTGAGGACCCCCGGACATCTAAACGCAAATATGATGACAGTGAATTTTCTGACGGTGACAGGTATAAAAAGCTGAAAACTTCAACGGCTGGTGATGGTGGTGAGCTTTGCTCACGCCGTGCAAAAGGTTTTCCTGGAATTAGGTTGTGCTTGAGGCATGCTACACTTTCAAGAATAAAAACTATTGATTTACTCAAAGACACTGACAAATACACTTGCGCACTATCTGTTGAAGAGCATCAAGCCGCTGATATTGGCAATGTCTCATTCGACACAGATGACCAAGTAAATGAACTTCATGATAGTGGGGTCCCATATACTGTAGTTTCTCCTACTGAGTCACCATGGCAAGCTATGACTACCTACGCTGAACGTGTGTGTTCCTTTGGTTCTTGCTCAGAACAGAACTCTCTGGTATCTCCAGAAATGTTTAGATCTGTTTATTCAGCTATCCAAATGGCTGGTGACCAAGGTTTATGCATGAAAGATATCTCGAAGATTCTAAAGATGCAGG AGAAAAAGCTTTCGGAATCTGTCGTCGAGGTGCTAGAAGCATTCGGACGAGTTTTGAAG GTCAATGCTTATGACTCTATTCGGGTGGTTGATTCTTTATATCGTTCCAAGTACTTTTTGACTCCAGTGGCTGCTATTCATCAAGATGCTACATTATCTCCTTACGAAGATTCTGAGGCTAGAATAGATGAGGAATCTCTTACACACAATGGAGAAGATCATAAAGATGTAGAGTTGCAGAAGGAAATGAGTGGGGAATCTGATAAGGTACACAAAATTACAATTCTTAATCTTCCTAAAGAGGTTACTGAACCTTCAAATGAAAAGCAAAACATCAATGAGGCCAAAGGTTCTCAGCCTACTGTAGCTAGTTCACCTACAAGAAATCATCCAGAAGAACCATATGAGCTCCGCTCTACTGGTTTGCATTTGGGTAAGCCAATATTGCCTTGGCTAAATGGTGATGGTACTACAAATGAACGTGTCTATAAGGGACTTGTACGGCGTGTTCTTGGCATAGTGATGCAAAATCCAGGAATAAAAGAG